From the uncultured Fretibacterium sp. genome, the window GCGGGGCGGCGGGATGGAGGACGACGACGACGCACCGTCCCATGCCGTCCCGAGGCCGGCGGGGGATAGAAGCGGCAGGAAGAAGCATCGTTAGGCATGGAGGTCTGTCGGCTTTTCCGAGTGTCGGACTGAATGATGGAGACTCCTTATCTTTCGGTCTTCAAGGATGACGTCGCCGAGCTGGACAGGATCCTTCTCGGCTGTGCGCTGTTTTTGGCGGGATGCGGCGTCCTCTGCGTGTTCAGCGCGGGGGCCGGGCGCATGGGGCGTGGCTGGGACTTTGCCCTTCGCCAGTCGCTGTGGTTGGCGGCCGGGTGCCTGGCAATGTTCTTCATGGTGGCCGTGGGATACCGCAGGCTGTTGGACGCGGCGTACCCCATCTACGGCCTGACCCTGTTCCTCCTGTTCCTCACGGTGCTGCTGGCGCCTCGGATCAAGGGGGCCCAGAGCTGGCTGTCCCTGGGGTTCTTTCGTTTCCAGCCCTCCGAGTTCGCCAAGATATCCCTGATCCTGATGCTCTCGAAGTGGCTGAGCCGTTACCCCCCTTTGAACCTGAGGGCCTTCCTTGGGGGGCTGGGCGTGGCGGCCCCGGCCGTCGTCCTGGTGCTCGCCCAGCCGGATACGGGAAGCGCTCTGGTGTACCTCGTCATCACCTTCGGCATGCTCTTCGTCGCGGGGACCCCCCTGCGCTACCTGGGGACCCTCGGGGGGCTGGGCGTAGCCGCGGCGCCCTTCCTCTGGTTCTGCCTCAAGGAGTATCAGAAGCTGAGGCTGCTCGTCTTTCTGGACCCCATGCGGGATCCGCTCGGCGCGGGGTACAACGTCATCCAGTCCCGCATCGCCGTGGGATCCGGCGGGTTCTGGGGCAAGGGCTTCATGATGGGGATGCAGAGCAAGCTGCGCTTCCTTCCGGAGCCCCACACCGATTTCATATTCAGCGTCTACTCCGAGGAGTTCGGTTTCCTGGGGACCTCCATACTGCTGTTCCTCTTCGGGGTGCTCCTCTATCGCATCGCCGCCGCCGGGCTCCGGAGCCGCGATCGGCGGTGCAAAATCATGATGTCCGGCATCGCGGTCTGGATATGGTTCC encodes:
- the rodA gene encoding rod shape-determining protein RodA, with product MMETPYLSVFKDDVAELDRILLGCALFLAGCGVLCVFSAGAGRMGRGWDFALRQSLWLAAGCLAMFFMVAVGYRRLLDAAYPIYGLTLFLLFLTVLLAPRIKGAQSWLSLGFFRFQPSEFAKISLILMLSKWLSRYPPLNLRAFLGGLGVAAPAVVLVLAQPDTGSALVYLVITFGMLFVAGTPLRYLGTLGGLGVAAAPFLWFCLKEYQKLRLLVFLDPMRDPLGAGYNVIQSRIAVGSGGFWGKGFMMGMQSKLRFLPEPHTDFIFSVYSEEFGFLGTSILLFLFGVLLYRIAAAGLRSRDRRCKIMMSGIAVWIWFQMFESIGMSIGLMPVTGLPLPFLSYGGSALLSVFVALGLVGSVYIDSVKRFHF